Proteins from one Pseudomonas grandcourensis genomic window:
- a CDS encoding LPS-assembly protein LptD, producing MALKSPAFRKKFPLLVTGSLLALQPLATSYVVAAEQFDCSVSASGSWDCAPKTPAAALPPRPVHDGSTVSATGEAPAENGSSEDAGAKPVLVTESKGRGLKSRSADYSHLDWVPREQLTAAQLAETGPYCSGSYIEPIRPGMDDKTNKSDAPTFIGAKASRYKQDEQVATLAGDVVMRQGSMQVEADEANLYQAESRGDLNGNVRIRDNGALIVGDHADVQLDTGEAKVDNAEYVMHKSRIRGNALYAKRAENAIIRLKDGTYTTCEPNSNAWQLKGNNITLNPATGFGTATNVTLRVKDIPVLYTPYIYFPIDDRRQSGFLPPTIGTGSDTGFMLVTPYYFNLAPNYDATLYPRYMEKHGLLMEGEFRYLTKSSEGQFGAAYLNDESNERDKQSDAEKTRYMYNWQHKGGLDSRVLTQVDYTKISDPYYFQDLQTDQIGVKSQDYVNQQGSVTYRGDSYTARVNAQAYQLATVSNITPYDRLPQITFNGALPYHPEGLNFSYETEIVRFDRDLQTGNYSDEDGNVSTRIDNNVKGLARANGDRLNLAPAVSLPLNWTYGFLKPKLKYQYTQYQLDLDSIGKSDIAKQSAQQDKLSGTFDSNQNRSVPIASIDSGLYFDRNTQYFGKNYRQTLEPRLFYLYVPEVDQEDIPVFDTSEYTFNYASLFRDNRFSGSDRVGDENKLSLGVTSRWIEDSGFERQRISVGQAMYFKDREVQLPGVNPKTRADAQASVSPYALEYEYRWNRDWRTTADYNWDPDSRSPRSGSAMFHYQPEDNPNKVINAGYRYRNDQVIYNQNTGQWQFGGDYGTPGTPGFVKDYYKIQQHDFSVIWPVVPQWNAITRWQYDYNRNRTLEAFGGFEYDNCCWKLRLINRYWVSYDEFSQEAPQNEKGDHGVFLQIVLKGLGGLTGAKVESFLDKGIQGYREREDQAF from the coding sequence ATGGCATTGAAATCCCCCGCGTTTCGTAAAAAATTTCCGTTGTTGGTTACCGGCAGTTTGCTGGCGCTGCAACCCCTTGCCACTTCCTATGTGGTCGCCGCGGAACAGTTTGACTGCTCAGTCTCTGCTTCGGGTTCCTGGGACTGCGCGCCAAAGACGCCGGCGGCTGCATTGCCACCGCGTCCCGTCCATGACGGCAGCACAGTTTCCGCCACCGGCGAAGCTCCGGCCGAGAACGGTTCCAGCGAAGACGCCGGCGCCAAGCCGGTGCTGGTCACCGAATCCAAAGGCCGTGGCCTGAAGTCGCGTAGCGCAGACTACAGCCACCTCGACTGGGTTCCCCGCGAGCAGCTTACCGCCGCACAATTGGCCGAAACCGGTCCTTATTGCTCTGGTTCCTATATCGAACCGATTCGTCCTGGCATGGATGACAAGACGAATAAAAGTGACGCTCCAACCTTTATCGGCGCAAAAGCCTCCCGCTATAAGCAGGATGAGCAAGTTGCGACCCTGGCCGGCGACGTTGTCATGCGTCAGGGCAGCATGCAGGTCGAAGCCGACGAAGCCAACCTGTACCAGGCCGAAAGCCGTGGCGACCTGAACGGCAACGTGCGCATTCGCGACAACGGCGCCTTGATCGTCGGCGACCACGCCGACGTGCAGCTCGACACCGGTGAAGCCAAGGTCGACAACGCCGAATACGTGATGCACAAATCCCGCATCCGCGGTAATGCGCTGTACGCCAAACGTGCCGAGAACGCGATCATCCGCCTCAAGGACGGTACGTACACCACGTGCGAACCGAACAGCAACGCCTGGCAGCTCAAGGGCAACAACATCACCCTGAACCCGGCCACCGGTTTCGGTACCGCGACCAACGTGACGCTGCGGGTCAAGGACATTCCGGTCCTGTACACGCCGTACATCTATTTCCCGATCGACGACCGTCGCCAGTCCGGCTTCCTGCCGCCGACCATCGGCACCGGCAGCGATACCGGCTTCATGCTGGTCACCCCGTACTACTTCAACCTGGCGCCGAACTACGATGCCACGTTGTACCCGCGCTACATGGAAAAGCACGGCTTGTTGATGGAAGGCGAATTCCGCTACCTGACCAAGTCCAGCGAAGGCCAGTTCGGTGCGGCGTACCTCAACGACGAAAGCAACGAACGCGACAAGCAGAGCGACGCCGAAAAAACCCGCTACATGTACAACTGGCAGCACAAAGGCGGTCTCGACTCGCGAGTGCTGACGCAAGTCGACTACACCAAGATCAGCGATCCGTATTACTTCCAGGATCTGCAGACCGACCAGATTGGCGTGAAAAGCCAGGACTACGTGAACCAGCAGGGCTCTGTCACCTATCGCGGCGACAGCTATACCGCTCGCGTAAATGCCCAGGCCTATCAACTGGCGACCGTTTCGAACATTACACCGTACGACCGTTTGCCGCAGATCACCTTCAATGGCGCGCTGCCATATCATCCTGAAGGTTTGAACTTCTCCTATGAAACCGAAATTGTTCGGTTTGACCGGGATCTGCAGACCGGCAATTACTCCGATGAAGACGGTAATGTGTCGACACGTATTGATAACAACGTTAAAGGTCTGGCTCGCGCCAATGGCGACCGGCTCAACCTTGCACCGGCTGTCAGCCTGCCACTGAACTGGACCTACGGATTCCTGAAGCCAAAGCTCAAGTACCAGTACACACAGTATCAACTGGATCTGGACAGCATCGGCAAATCTGATATTGCTAAGCAATCTGCACAGCAGGACAAGCTAAGCGGTACCTTCGACAGCAACCAGAACCGCAGCGTACCGATCGCCAGCATCGACAGCGGCTTGTACTTCGATCGTAATACCCAGTATTTCGGCAAGAACTACCGCCAGACCCTCGAGCCGCGCCTGTTCTACCTGTACGTGCCCGAGGTCGACCAGGAAGACATCCCGGTTTTCGATACCAGCGAATACACCTTCAACTATGCGTCGCTGTTTCGTGACAACCGTTTCTCCGGCTCCGACCGTGTCGGCGACGAAAACAAACTGTCCCTGGGCGTGACCAGCCGCTGGATCGAAGACAGCGGTTTCGAGCGCCAACGCATCAGCGTCGGCCAGGCCATGTACTTCAAGGACCGCGAGGTTCAGTTGCCTGGTGTCAATCCAAAAACCCGCGCCGATGCCCAAGCCAGCGTTTCGCCGTACGCACTGGAATACGAGTATCGCTGGAACCGCGACTGGCGCACCACGGCCGACTACAACTGGGACCCGGACAGCCGCAGCCCTCGCTCGGGCAGCGCGATGTTCCACTACCAGCCTGAAGACAACCCGAACAAGGTTATCAACGCCGGCTATCGCTATCGTAACGACCAGGTGATCTACAACCAGAACACCGGTCAATGGCAGTTTGGTGGTGACTACGGCACCCCTGGCACTCCTGGCTTCGTGAAGGACTACTACAAGATCCAACAGCACGACTTCTCGGTGATCTGGCCGGTCGTGCCTCAATGGAACGCCATCACCCGCTGGCAGTATGACTACAACCGCAACCGCACCCTGGAAGCCTTCGGTGGCTTCG
- a CDS encoding ABC transporter ATP-binding protein yields MSQVDSSAGANDVLVSFRGVQKSYDGENLIVKDLNLDIRKGEFLTLLGPSGSGKTTSLMMLAGFETPTAGEILLAGRAINNVPPHKRDIGMVFQNYALFPHMTVAENLAFPLTVRGMNKSDVSARVKRVLSMVQLDAFAQRYPAQLSGGQQQRVALARALVFEPQLVLMDEPLGALDKQLREHMQMEIKHLHQRLGVTVVYVTHDQGEALTMSDRVAVFHQGEIQQIAPPRTLYEEPKNTFVANFIGENNRLNGRLHSQTGDRCIVELGRGEKVEALAVNVGQTGEPVTLSIRPERVSLNGSSDQCVNRFSGRVEEFIYLGDHVRVRMEVCGKTDFFVKQPIAELDPSLAVGDVVPLGWQVEHVRALDPLLEAH; encoded by the coding sequence ATGAGCCAGGTCGATTCAAGCGCAGGGGCCAATGATGTTCTGGTCAGCTTTCGTGGAGTGCAGAAGAGCTACGACGGCGAGAACCTGATCGTCAAGGACCTCAACCTGGACATTCGCAAAGGCGAATTCCTCACATTGCTCGGGCCGTCCGGCTCAGGCAAGACCACCAGCCTGATGATGCTCGCCGGTTTCGAAACGCCGACCGCGGGCGAAATCCTGTTGGCCGGACGCGCCATCAACAACGTGCCGCCGCACAAGCGCGACATCGGCATGGTGTTCCAGAACTACGCATTGTTCCCGCACATGACGGTGGCCGAGAACCTGGCGTTCCCGCTGACCGTACGCGGCATGAACAAGAGCGACGTCAGTGCCCGGGTCAAGCGCGTGCTGAGCATGGTTCAGCTCGATGCCTTCGCCCAGCGCTACCCGGCGCAGCTTTCCGGCGGTCAGCAGCAGCGTGTGGCATTGGCCCGCGCGCTGGTGTTCGAGCCGCAACTGGTGCTGATGGACGAACCCCTCGGCGCACTCGACAAACAGCTGCGTGAACACATGCAGATGGAGATCAAGCACCTGCACCAGCGCCTGGGCGTCACCGTGGTCTATGTGACCCACGATCAGGGCGAAGCCTTGACCATGTCCGACCGCGTGGCGGTGTTCCACCAGGGCGAAATCCAGCAGATCGCGCCACCGCGCACCCTCTACGAAGAGCCGAAGAACACCTTCGTCGCCAACTTCATCGGCGAGAACAACCGTCTCAATGGTCGCCTGCACAGCCAGACCGGCGACCGTTGCATTGTCGAGCTCGGGCGCGGTGAGAAGGTGGAAGCTCTGGCGGTCAACGTCGGCCAGACCGGCGAGCCGGTGACCCTGTCCATTCGTCCGGAGCGAGTGAGCCTCAATGGCTCCAGCGACCAATGTGTCAACCGTTTCTCCGGGCGAGTCGAGGAATTCATCTATCTGGGCGACCACGTCCGGGTTCGCATGGAAGTCTGCGGCAAGACCGACTTCTTCGTGAAACAGCCGATTGCCGAGCTTGATCCCTCGCTCGCCGTCGGCGACGTGGTACCGCTTGGCTGGCAGGTCGAACACGTTCGCGCGCTCGACCCACTTCTAGAGGCGCATTGA
- the murU gene encoding N-acetylmuramate alpha-1-phosphate uridylyltransferase MurU — MKAMILAAGKGERMRPLTLTTPKPLVRAGGVPLIEYHLRALAAAGFTDIVINHAWLGQQIEDYLGDGARYGVSIQYSAEGEPLETGGGIFRALPLLGDEAFVVVNGDIWTDYDFSVLHQPINGLAHLVLASNPAHHPAGDFSLVGTQVHDGQPEVGTLTYSGIAVLHPQLFDSCTSGAFKLAPLLRKAMADGQVTGEQLRGHWVDVGTHERLAEVETLIEASR; from the coding sequence ATGAAGGCAATGATTCTGGCCGCGGGTAAAGGCGAGCGCATGCGCCCGCTGACCCTGACTACGCCAAAACCGCTGGTTCGTGCAGGCGGCGTGCCGCTGATCGAGTATCACCTGCGAGCGCTGGCCGCCGCCGGGTTCACCGACATCGTGATCAATCACGCCTGGCTCGGTCAGCAGATCGAAGACTACCTGGGCGATGGAGCGCGTTATGGCGTGAGCATTCAGTACTCGGCCGAAGGTGAGCCGCTGGAAACCGGTGGCGGGATTTTCCGTGCGTTGCCGTTGCTGGGGGATGAAGCGTTTGTCGTGGTCAACGGCGACATTTGGACCGATTACGACTTCAGCGTGCTGCATCAGCCCATCAACGGCTTGGCGCACCTGGTGCTGGCGAGCAACCCGGCCCATCATCCGGCCGGGGACTTCAGCCTGGTCGGAACGCAGGTGCATGACGGGCAGCCAGAGGTTGGTACCCTGACCTACAGTGGCATCGCCGTATTGCATCCGCAGTTGTTCGACAGTTGCACGTCGGGGGCCTTCAAGCTCGCGCCGCTGTTGCGCAAGGCCATGGCCGACGGGCAGGTGACCGGCGAGCAGTTGAGGGGGCACTGGGTCGATGTGGGCACTCACGAGCGTCTGGCCGAAGTTGAAACATTAATAGAAGCGAGCCGCTGA
- a CDS encoding alpha/beta hydrolase family protein, with amino-acid sequence MPPVYRLALPALCLSLILPCAFSVKAAEPAPAAEEKTAEEKPLERQPLPERSQEEATALERKIPAQEQQQLQAGTDTFLALWKPANTADPKGAVIIIPGAGETVDWPQAVGPLRRKLPDAEWSSLSITLPDLQSDAIAPRIVEAAPAPKVAETGSKDSTTAAPIEQVAGGEADVADKPIAETTGEQSKADAERIFARIDAAIAFAEQQSARSIVVLGHGSGAYWAARYLSEKQPSQVEKLVMVAARTPVAATPGLAELTPTLKLPTADIFYKDNAQDRNAALERLQASKRLKSSAFSQVALKALPDTKAEQEQLFRRVRGWLNPQNPAD; translated from the coding sequence ATGCCCCCTGTCTACCGCCTGGCACTGCCAGCATTGTGCCTGTCGCTGATCCTGCCTTGCGCTTTTTCCGTCAAGGCGGCCGAACCGGCGCCCGCCGCGGAGGAAAAAACCGCAGAAGAAAAACCACTCGAACGTCAGCCGCTGCCTGAGCGTAGTCAGGAAGAAGCGACTGCACTTGAGCGAAAGATCCCGGCTCAGGAACAGCAACAACTGCAAGCAGGCACCGACACCTTTCTGGCCTTGTGGAAACCGGCCAACACCGCCGACCCCAAAGGCGCGGTGATTATCATCCCGGGCGCCGGTGAAACCGTTGACTGGCCGCAAGCGGTCGGCCCTTTGCGGCGAAAATTGCCGGATGCCGAATGGAGCAGCCTGAGTATCACCTTGCCTGATCTGCAAAGCGATGCCATTGCGCCACGAATCGTCGAAGCAGCGCCGGCTCCCAAGGTCGCCGAAACCGGCAGTAAAGACTCAACCACCGCGGCCCCTATCGAACAGGTGGCCGGTGGCGAGGCCGATGTGGCCGACAAGCCCATTGCCGAAACCACCGGGGAACAGTCCAAGGCAGATGCCGAGCGCATCTTTGCCCGGATCGACGCCGCGATTGCGTTCGCCGAACAGCAAAGCGCCCGCAGTATCGTGGTGTTGGGACATGGTTCCGGTGCCTATTGGGCCGCGCGCTACCTGAGCGAGAAGCAGCCATCGCAGGTCGAAAAACTGGTGATGGTTGCCGCCCGGACACCTGTGGCGGCCACGCCCGGGCTGGCAGAGCTGACCCCGACCCTGAAACTGCCGACCGCGGATATTTTCTACAAGGACAACGCGCAGGATCGCAACGCAGCACTGGAACGCCTGCAGGCCAGCAAACGCCTGAAGTCATCGGCATTCAGTCAGGTCGCGCTCAAGGCGTTACCGGATACCAAAGCCGAACAGGAGCAACTGTTCCGTCGGGTGCGGGGCTGGTTGAATCCACAGAACCCGGCGGACTGA
- a CDS encoding TerB family tellurite resistance protein yields the protein MLWPGTLIGAGAGFAIASIPGAMLGALLGQALDRRLHLQSWGHLREKLGGRPVLRNDELLFVLLGRLAKCDGQVKAGHIEQAQAEMRSLEMSESAQRRAIAAFNRGKSGRDRLRGYLRRLSAQPHAAEGVLRACWRMVWADGRAGSSERQLIGQWGKWLGWTPHQVQALAHDYEPQKRPLGNSAPSYQDALKLLGVSATAEPAQIKRAYRRLLSRHHPDKIAGTGATAMQVREATERTRELHNAYTLIRERRDFR from the coding sequence ATGCTGTGGCCAGGGACTCTTATCGGAGCCGGAGCAGGCTTTGCCATAGCCAGCATTCCGGGGGCCATGCTCGGCGCGTTGTTGGGGCAGGCGCTGGACCGGCGCTTGCACCTGCAGAGCTGGGGGCACTTGCGGGAAAAGCTGGGCGGTCGCCCGGTGCTGCGTAACGATGAATTGCTGTTTGTCCTGTTGGGGCGCCTGGCCAAGTGCGATGGCCAGGTGAAAGCCGGGCATATAGAACAGGCCCAGGCAGAAATGCGCTCGCTGGAGATGTCCGAGTCGGCCCAGCGTCGTGCAATTGCCGCGTTCAATCGCGGCAAATCGGGCCGCGACCGGCTGCGCGGCTATCTGCGTCGCCTGAGTGCCCAGCCCCATGCGGCGGAAGGTGTGTTGCGCGCCTGCTGGCGAATGGTCTGGGCCGATGGTCGTGCCGGCAGCAGTGAGCGTCAATTGATCGGCCAATGGGGCAAGTGGCTGGGCTGGACGCCCCATCAGGTGCAGGCTTTGGCCCACGACTATGAGCCGCAGAAACGGCCATTGGGCAACAGTGCGCCAAGTTATCAGGACGCGCTGAAGCTTTTGGGGGTGTCGGCCACCGCTGAACCGGCGCAGATCAAGCGTGCTTATCGGCGCCTGCTCAGTCGTCATCATCCGGACAAGATTGCCGGCACTGGCGCGACGGCGATGCAGGTTCGTGAGGCCACTGAGCGAACGCGGGAACTGCATAACGCCTATACGCTGATTCGGGAGCGGCGGGATTTTCGCTAG
- a CDS encoding phosphotransferase — protein MPDQDVRLQHLKVWLDEQLATLFAEQGWGVVPPATLTAASSDASFRRYFRWEGDGKSFIVMDAPPPQENCKPFVDIAFLLAKSGINVPKIYAEDLERGFLLLNDLGNKTFLDVIDSENADDLFKDALQALLAFQQLPMVAPLPSYDVALLRRELELFPEWYVKRELGIEFDAAQQVLWQQVSELLIDSALAQPKVLVHRDYMPRNLMLSKPNPGVLDFQDAVYGPVTYDVTCLFKDAFLSWPEERVHGWLESYWQQAGALGIAVQPDFEDFLRASDLMGVQRHLKVIGIFARICHRDGKPRYLGDVPRFFAYIDAVIARRPELAGLDVLLASLRAGVKA, from the coding sequence ATGCCTGATCAAGATGTACGCTTGCAACACCTGAAAGTTTGGCTCGATGAACAATTGGCGACCCTTTTTGCCGAGCAGGGCTGGGGCGTCGTACCCCCGGCCACGTTGACTGCGGCCAGCAGCGACGCGAGTTTCCGGCGGTATTTCCGTTGGGAAGGAGATGGCAAAAGTTTCATCGTGATGGACGCGCCGCCGCCCCAGGAAAACTGCAAACCCTTCGTGGATATCGCCTTTTTGCTGGCGAAATCCGGAATAAATGTGCCGAAAATTTATGCCGAAGACCTCGAGCGCGGCTTTCTTTTGCTCAATGACCTGGGCAACAAGACCTTTCTGGACGTCATCGACAGCGAAAACGCCGACGATTTGTTCAAGGATGCGCTGCAAGCGTTGCTGGCTTTCCAGCAGTTGCCGATGGTTGCGCCTCTGCCGAGCTATGACGTGGCCTTGCTGCGTCGCGAGCTGGAACTGTTCCCCGAGTGGTACGTGAAGCGCGAACTGGGCATCGAATTCGACGCGGCACAGCAAGTGCTCTGGCAGCAGGTCAGCGAACTGTTGATCGACAGCGCCCTGGCGCAGCCAAAAGTCCTGGTGCATCGCGACTACATGCCGCGCAACCTGATGCTCAGCAAGCCCAATCCCGGCGTGCTGGATTTCCAGGATGCGGTGTATGGTCCGGTGACCTACGACGTGACCTGCCTGTTCAAGGACGCATTCCTCAGCTGGCCCGAGGAGCGCGTGCACGGCTGGCTCGAAAGCTACTGGCAGCAAGCGGGTGCCCTCGGGATTGCGGTTCAGCCCGACTTCGAGGACTTCCTGCGTGCCAGCGACTTGATGGGCGTGCAACGTCACCTGAAAGTCATCGGCATTTTCGCGCGCATCTGCCATCGCGACGGCAAACCGCGTTATCTGGGTGATGTGCCGCGTTTCTTTGCTTACATAGATGCGGTGATCGCTCGCCGCCCTGAACTGGCCGGGCTGGATGTGTTGCTGGCCAGTCTGCGTGCCGGAGTGAAAGCATGA
- a CDS encoding response regulator transcription factor: protein MILNLEKNVIRVLVAEDHTIVREGIKQLIGLAKDLLVVGEASNGEQLLDTLRHVPCEVVLLDISMPGVNGLEAIPRIRALNNPPAILVLSMHDEAQMAARALKVGAAGYATKDSDPALLLTAIRKVASGGRYIDPELADRMVFEVGLTDSRPLHSLLSEREFSVFERLAQGANVNDIAQQLALSSKTISTHKARLMQKLNITSLAELVKYAMEHKLL, encoded by the coding sequence ATGATCTTGAATCTGGAGAAGAACGTGATCCGTGTACTGGTAGCCGAAGACCACACCATTGTCCGCGAAGGCATCAAGCAGTTGATCGGCCTGGCCAAGGACTTGCTGGTGGTGGGGGAGGCGAGCAATGGCGAGCAGCTGCTCGACACCTTGCGTCATGTGCCCTGCGAAGTGGTGTTGCTGGATATCTCCATGCCGGGCGTCAACGGTCTGGAAGCGATTCCGCGGATTCGCGCCCTGAACAATCCACCGGCGATCCTGGTGCTGTCGATGCACGATGAAGCGCAAATGGCCGCCCGGGCGTTGAAGGTGGGCGCTGCGGGTTATGCGACCAAGGACAGCGACCCGGCGCTGTTGCTGACGGCCATTCGCAAAGTGGCGTCAGGTGGGCGTTATATCGACCCGGAACTGGCCGACCGCATGGTTTTCGAAGTCGGTCTTACCGACTCGCGTCCATTGCACTCGTTGCTCTCCGAGCGCGAATTCTCCGTGTTCGAACGCCTGGCCCAGGGCGCCAACGTCAATGACATCGCCCAGCAGCTGGCACTGAGCAGCAAGACCATCAGCACCCACAAGGCGCGGCTGATGCAGAAGCTCAACATCACCTCGCTGGCGGAACTGGTGAAGTACGCGATGGAGCACAAGCTCCTCTAA
- a CDS encoding transporter substrate-binding domain-containing protein yields MMRFRCLWVIGCLWFPLMGWAAAVPPAHVAQLTPKQQHWLAQQGELRVGLVLQAPYAQYDRRLQRLSGVNVELMKWLAKNLNVELSWRNFPDLEQLETAAREGEIDIAPGLTQTPGGLRLWQFSDPYMRVPQLVVSDQKSAGAVELEKLDSQTRVAVRMPSAIADYLRGNYPHLNLQGVPMERQALQLLVGQQATYAVIDEAQLGRLSVESEFAGLVVVGDVGLPQLLRVATLREKPELAGIVESALRAIPAKDLEQLHNQWLQPKYPRLTESPGFWQNLCLLLAVLALSCMAIVVWQRRQQHNLEQRLSAAQEDIALRAASEEALRLTQFSIDQSTVGILWVNWDSHVRYANRAAESMLGYPPGGIIDRPLIDFEPGLHMDRWLNLWKRARASEDGPQSFESNCVRADGSILPADVSLSFLRFRDGEYLVVYLNDVTERRRALAALQESEARLQGIAANVPGLVFRLERAPVTGQIDFAYISEGSESLVGYSPATLAHRDKGLRSLVHPDDKASYHRTQDHALDTDSDWSWQGRILTRQGEQRWAEIKAITRRLEDGAYVWDGIVWDISESKRIELELASSREQLRELSAHLESVREEEKARIAREVHDELGQMLTVLKLETSMCELAYAQLDPGLNERLNSMKRLIAQLFQLVRDVATALRPPILDAGIASAIEWQARRFEARTQIPCLVQVPDNLPMLSDAKAIGLFRILQEALTNVMRHAQAHTVELTLALEGDELCLTVSDDGVGFVAAAGRPTSFGVVGMRERVLIMGGELSLESEPGEGTTLSVRVPLDAA; encoded by the coding sequence ATGATGCGTTTTCGCTGCCTGTGGGTTATCGGCTGTTTGTGGTTTCCCTTGATGGGCTGGGCGGCCGCCGTGCCCCCAGCGCACGTTGCCCAACTGACCCCGAAACAACAGCACTGGCTGGCGCAGCAGGGCGAGTTGCGGGTCGGCCTGGTGTTGCAGGCGCCCTATGCGCAATACGATCGCCGTTTGCAGCGCCTGTCCGGGGTGAACGTCGAGCTGATGAAGTGGCTGGCTAAAAATCTCAATGTCGAACTGAGCTGGCGCAATTTTCCCGACCTTGAGCAATTGGAAACCGCGGCCCGCGAAGGCGAAATCGACATCGCCCCGGGGTTGACCCAGACCCCTGGCGGGCTGCGCCTCTGGCAGTTTTCCGACCCCTACATGCGGGTGCCGCAACTGGTGGTCAGCGACCAGAAAAGCGCTGGCGCGGTCGAGCTGGAAAAACTCGACAGCCAGACCCGCGTCGCCGTGCGCATGCCCAGTGCCATCGCCGACTACCTGCGCGGCAATTACCCGCACCTGAATCTGCAAGGCGTACCGATGGAACGCCAGGCATTGCAATTATTGGTTGGCCAGCAGGCGACTTATGCGGTGATCGATGAGGCGCAACTGGGACGCTTGTCGGTCGAGTCGGAGTTCGCCGGGTTGGTGGTGGTGGGGGATGTCGGCCTGCCGCAACTGCTGCGGGTGGCCACGCTCCGCGAAAAGCCGGAACTGGCGGGCATCGTCGAAAGTGCATTGCGGGCGATCCCGGCCAAGGATCTGGAGCAACTGCACAATCAATGGCTGCAACCCAAGTATCCGCGGCTCACCGAGTCTCCGGGCTTTTGGCAAAACCTCTGCCTGCTGCTGGCCGTGCTGGCGTTGAGTTGCATGGCCATCGTGGTCTGGCAGCGTCGCCAGCAGCACAACCTGGAGCAGCGCCTGTCGGCCGCGCAGGAAGACATCGCCTTGCGTGCCGCCAGCGAAGAGGCCTTGCGGCTCACTCAGTTTTCCATCGACCAGAGCACCGTCGGCATCCTCTGGGTCAACTGGGACAGCCATGTGCGCTACGCCAACCGCGCGGCGGAAAGCATGCTGGGCTATCCGCCTGGCGGGATCATCGATCGGCCCCTGATCGATTTCGAGCCCGGCCTGCACATGGACCGTTGGCTGAACCTGTGGAAGCGCGCCCGGGCCAGTGAAGACGGCCCGCAAAGCTTCGAATCCAATTGCGTGCGGGCCGATGGCAGCATCCTGCCGGCCGATGTCTCGTTGAGCTTCCTGCGCTTTCGCGATGGCGAATACCTGGTGGTTTACCTCAACGATGTCACGGAGCGGCGTCGCGCCCTGGCGGCTTTGCAGGAAAGCGAGGCGCGGCTGCAGGGCATCGCCGCCAACGTTCCGGGCCTGGTTTTCCGGCTGGAGCGGGCGCCGGTGACCGGTCAGATCGACTTTGCCTACATCAGCGAAGGCAGCGAAAGCCTGGTGGGTTACTCGCCGGCCACGCTGGCGCATCGCGATAAAGGCCTGCGCAGCCTCGTGCATCCGGATGACAAGGCCAGCTATCACCGGACCCAGGATCATGCGCTGGATACCGACAGCGACTGGTCGTGGCAGGGGCGAATCCTCACGCGTCAGGGCGAGCAGCGCTGGGCGGAAATCAAGGCCATCACCCGTCGCCTGGAAGACGGCGCCTATGTCTGGGACGGGATCGTCTGGGACATCAGCGAGAGCAAGCGCATCGAACTTGAGTTGGCCAGCTCTCGGGAACAACTGCGTGAGTTGTCCGCGCACCTGGAAAGCGTGCGCGAAGAAGAAAAGGCGCGCATTGCCCGGGAAGTTCACGACGAGTTGGGTCAGATGCTCACCGTGTTGAAGCTGGAAACGTCCATGTGCGAACTGGCCTACGCCCAGCTCGACCCTGGTCTGAACGAGCGCTTGAACAGCATGAAGCGCTTGATCGCTCAGTTGTTTCAGCTGGTTCGTGATGTGGCCACGGCATTGCGACCGCCAATTCTCGACGCTGGCATCGCCTCGGCCATTGAGTGGCAGGCCCGCCGATTCGAGGCGCGCACGCAGATCCCGTGTCTGGTGCAGGTGCCGGACAACTTGCCGATGCTCAGCGATGCAAAGGCAATCGGTTTGTTCCGAATCCTTCAGGAAGCGCTGACCAATGTCATGCGGCACGCCCAGGCGCATACTGTCGAACTGACACTGGCGCTGGAAGGCGACGAGTTGTGTCTGACGGTTAGCGATGATGGCGTAGGATTTGTCGCCGCAGCTGGCAGGCCGACATCCTTTGGGGTGGTCGGCATGCGCGAGCGGGTGTTGATCATGGGCGGTGAGTTGTCGCTGGAGAGTGAGCCGGGTGAAGGCACGACCCTGAGTGTGCGAGTGCCGCTGGATGCAGCCTGA